One Synechococcus sp. Nb3U1 genomic window, AAAGCTATTGAGATCGATCCCTTGAGCATCCTGGAAACGGGCCGAGATCACTGGGCGGGGGTTCTCTACTGTGGCCCCGTTGGCAGGCGTAAGCTCGCTGATGGTAGGGAAGGTGGTATCGGTGATTTGGCCAATCGAGATGGTTTTTTCTGGCAGTTGCACCAGCGTCACCAATCCTCCCCGTTCTAGACGAGCGAAGACAGGTACTTCTGAGGCTCGATCTTGGCTGCGGAAGGTATAGGTTCCCTCGTATTGGCCCGGAAGGGTTTCCTGCAGCGGAATGTTGTAGACAATGCCGGGAATAGAGAAGACCCCCTGCGCTCCCGGGGATCCCAACAAAAACACCGTAAAGGTATCCCCCGGATTGACGGATCCCAAGGGTTCACGGGTGAAGAAGGTGTTCACTTCTGGTGCGGTGGGCAGGGTTTCCACCAGAGGCTCAATCGGGATATCCGGTGTGACCAAGGGCTCGGGGGTAGGGGTGACTTCGGCGATGATCTCGGTGCTGATGCCAGGGCCAGGGATGGCGGCGCCCACCGGCGGATCGAGATTGGGTACCCGCCCCACTTTGGCTAGGGCTTGGTAAGTCAAGGCGGCCACTTCTCCGCGGGTGGCTACCGCTTGGGCATTCAGTTGTACCGGACTGGGATAGAGCACCAACAGACTTTCTTGAGCTGCGGTAGCAATCGGAGCACGGGCGAAATTCGGAACCGCCGCTGCATCCACAAACCCTGCCAGAATCTGTTCAACTTGGTTGGCATCTTGAATGAAATTGTCGTTGGTGGCCGCTTTGGTGAGCACGGTGATTGCCTGGGCGCGGGTCAACACATCGTTGGGACGGAAGGTACCGTCGGGGAAACCAGACACGAACCCTGCCGCCGCTGCCGCGCCAATGGAGGGAGCTGCCCAACTGGGGATCGGATCGGCAAACTGGCGGGAAGGGACGTTGGTATCTAGGCCAAAGGCTTTGGTGACGATAACGGCAAATTGGGCACGGGTAACCGATTCGTTGGGACGGAAGGTGCCATCGGGAAAGCCGCCAATCACCTGCCGCTCATTCAGGCCAGCGATGTACTGGGCACCCCAGTAGGTGCTGATATCGGACAGTTGCCCCCAAACGGGATCCCCCACCAGAGCTAAGCTGCCACAGCTCACCACCAGAGCCGCTGTCTTCCAACTGTGCCAAAGGGAAAACTCGCGCATCGTTCACACCTCAAAGGTTGTCTTTCGGATCCTCACCCCTACTATCCACCAGAAGGGATCCGGAATCCATTCCTACAAACACTACCTTCGGACGGAAAAACCCAGAAAAAGTTCTCTACTGGGGTAGTTTTTTCCGTAATACCTTTCAGCCAGTGCAGGCGAATCTACTGCCTGACAAGGATCAGTGCTCCGCACCGCTGAAACGACCTGCTTAGCTTCATGTCTTACATGAAGTCGGGGAAAAACCTGTATCAAGGAGCGGGATTGGGATAGCGCTGATGTACTGCTTCGATCTCCGCCAGCATCTCTGCGGATAGCTCCACCTGTAAGCAACTGAGGTTTTCTTTCAGCTGCGCCAAGCTAGTCGCCCCAATGATCGTGCTCGCCACAAACCAGCGGCTGCGCACAAAGGCTAAAGCTAGTTGTGCTGGGGTCAAGCCATACTTTTGGGCAATGTTCACATAACCCGCCACCGCCTCCGCCACATTGGGTTTCAGATAGCGCTGACCAAAGCTCTCGAACAAAGCCAAACGGGATCCCTGGGGTTTTACTCCCCCCAAGTATTTCCCCGTCAACACTCCAAACCCAAGCGGACTGTAGGCCAATAGCCCTATTTGTTCTCTACGACACACTTCCGCTAGCCCCACCTCAAATATGCGGTTAATGAGGTTGTAGGCATTTTGAATGGAGACCACCTTGGGTAGACCTAACTGCTCGGCTAGGTGGCAAAACTCGCTCACACCCCAGGGGGTTTCGTTGCTCAGGCCGATGTAGCGAATCAACCCCGCCTGCACCAGTTCTGCCAGGGCTTCCAGTTGCTCGGCAATGGGAACCGTAGGGCGCTCCCGGCTGGGATCGTAAGAGACTGCCCCAAACTGGGGTACATAGCGATCTGGCCAATGGATTTGGTAGAGGTCGATGTAGTCGGTTTTCAGGCGTTGCAAACTATCGGCCACCGCTTGTCTAATGTTGTCGCGGGTGATGGAAAGGGATCCATTGCGAATCCAGTGCCAGGGCCGACCGGGGCCCGCAATTTTGGTAGCAATAATCAGCTGATCCCGCTGTTGATGGTGCAGCCACTCGCCGATGTAGCGTTCGGTAGCTCCCTGAGTTTCCGCTTGGGCGGGCACAGGGTACATCTCGGCAGCATCGATGAAGTTGATCCCTTGTGCTAAAGCATAGTCCAGCTGTTCATGGGCCTCAGCTAGGGTATTCTGCTGCCCAAAGGTCATGGTGCCCAGACAAATCTCTGAAACCTGCAAAGAGCTATGGCCGAGCGGGTGATAGCGCATGGGAAGTCTCCTGAATAACTCTTGCAAGAAGAGTTAACATAAATTCAGTACAAATCCAAACATTTGATGAAGGGATCCCTGGAGCAACCCAAACCCCACGTGGCGTAAAGCCAGCTCTCTAGCCGCAGCTCCCGGCTGATCGCGCATCGCCCCGATCAACTCATTGATTACAGCCTTTTCCAGCGATACATACTACAGCGGATGCAAATCAACCCTTTGTCCGACAAAAATTTCTTCTTTGCTTTGTGTTGTCTATAAAGTCGGAAAAGGCTGTATTAGGAAAGCTCTGACTTGAGGATTCTCTGAAAGATGGGGGTGGGGGGCTGGGGTTCTTGCTCAGGGGGAAGTTGCCCCCAGGTAGCATCGGGATCCCAGCGTAGCTGGGTAGCATCGGTCAAGGTAAACCCCAGTTGCTGCAAGATTTTCAGGCTGAGATCCGGCACCAAGGGGGAAAGCAGTACCGCTACCCAGCGCACACTTTCTAGGACGGCATAGAGGATCTCGGCCACCTGTTCGGTTTTCCCTTGTTTGTGCAGCGTCCAGGGGGCTTGTTCATCCAGGTATTTATTGCTGGCCTGGGCCAGACTGAGGGTTTTCTGGGCGGCGGAGCTGAGATCCAGCCGCTCGTAAGCCTCGGCCACGAGGGGGGTGAGGGTTTGGGCCAAAACCTTGAGGGGGTTATCGTCCGGGATCCGGACGGATGGGATGCGGTAGTCCCGGTATTTCTTGAGCATGTTTAGGGTGCGGTTGAGCAGGTTGCCCAGATCGTTAGCCAAATCGGCATTGAGCACATCGATGAAGCGGCTTTCGCTGAAGTCCCCATCTTTGCCCAGCTCAATTTGCGTCAGAAAATAGTAGCGCACCGCATCGGGGCCATATTGGGCGGTCAACTCGAAGGGATCCAGCGTGTTGCCCAGGCTTTTGCCCATTTTCATGCCATCTTTGGTGAGAAAACCATGGCCGAAGACCTGTTTGGGCAAGGGCAACCCGGCAGACATGAGCATGGCCGGCCAATAAATGGCGTGGAAACGGACAATATCTTTGCCCACTAGATGTACATCTGCCGGCCAGTAGCGGCGCAAGGTGTTGTCTAGGATGGGTTCGTCAGCGGGATCCAGAGCGGCACTGAGGTAGTTAATCAGGGCATCGAACCAGACATAGATGGTCTGGCTGGGATCCGTCGGGAAAGGGATCCCCCAGGAGACGCTGGGCCGAGAGATGGAAAAGTCGCGCAAGCCCTGCTTGACAAAGCTGAGCACCTCGTTGCGGCGGCTTTCCGGTTGAATAAATTCTGGGTGCTCAGCGTAGAGGGTTTCCAGTTTCTCTTGATAGCGGGAGAGGCGGAAGAAGTAGTTCTCTTCATCTTTCCATTCCACTTTTTTGTTGGGGTGGAGCGGGCAGAAGTCCCCCTCGAGCAGTTCATCTTCGTCTTTGAATTCTTCACAGGAGACACAGTACCAGCCCTGTTGTCGCCCGGTGAGGATGTCTCCTTGATCCCAAAGCCGCTGAAAAAAGTCCCGCACGATGGCTTTATGACGGGGATCCGTGGTGCGAATGAAGCGGTCATGACGGATATTCAAGAGTTGCCAGAGCTTGACAAACTCGGCGGAGAGTTCGTCACAGTGCTGCTGCGGCGGGATCCCGCGTTCTTCAGCGGTGCGTTGGATCTTCTGGCCATGTTCGTCAGTACCCGTCACCATGAGTACGTCTTGTCCTCGCAGGCGATGGTAACGGGCGATGGCATCCGCGATCATCGTGGTGTAGGCGCTGCCAATATGGGGGGCAGCGTTGACGTAGTAGATCGGGGTGGTGATGACGAAGGTGGAATCCGGCATGAGCAATTGGCGAAGCGTTCTCCCATCATAGAGGTCAAGAATCCAGATGCGAACAGACTCTATTTGTTATCAACTGTTTCAGTCGTTCCCTTCCCTTTTGCTTTAACTGTTGGGCCTGAATCCTGCTTTGGGGGAGAGTTATCGGTTTGTCTCTCAGAAGATCGATCGAGGAGATTGCTTTTTGTTGGACTAGGATCAAGGACTTGGCAGATAGGCCAACCATCCCTTGTTCCTCATCAAGATTTCATTTAGGGTGTATGTTCATTTAAGGTGTATGGGCCAATGCAAGTGTCCTCATCCGGGAAGGCTCAAAGTATTTCCTTCTCTTGTTGTCGCAAAGCAGCTTGACGGTCATAGGGGCTTTTGCCAGCAAACAACCCCATCAACGGCCCCAAAATTGCCCCAAACACAAAGCCACCCGCGTGCGCCCAATAGGCAATTCCTCCCCCTTCCATGCCAATGTTGGTGGTCATCTGCAAGCTGGCAATGCCATAAAAAGCCTGCTGCACAAACCAAAAACCTAAAAATACCCAGGCCGGAACATAAATAGTCGTAATAAAAATACCCAGAGGCACCAGAGTCAACACCTCGGCCTGTGGAAAGCGCAAAATATATGCCCCCAACACCCCGGCGATTGCTCCACTTGCCCCTAGCGAAGGGATGGTGGATTCCATGTCAAAAAACCATTGGGTTAAAGCTGCTAAGGCGCCACAAGTGAGATAAAAAACCAGGTAGCGCACATGGCCCAAGCGATCTTCGACATTGTTGCCAAAAACCCACAAAAAGAGCATGTTTCCGGCAATGTGTAAAAAGCCGCCATGCAAAAATTGTGATGTGAATAGGGTTATCCATTCCGGACGCAGCGAAGAGGTGACTTCCCCTTGGAAGCTGGCCGTTAACTCCGCTGGTACCACCGCCCACTCCCGGAAAAAAACTGCCAACTCCCGTGGTGAAAGGGTTAACTCATAGATAAACACCAAGATATTGAGGATCAACAGTGCATAGGTGACATAAGCTGTGCGGGTGGTTGGGTTGCGATCTTGCAGTGGTACCACGGATGGGATCCCCTTGACATCCTCTCCAGCCTAACCCGTTCATTTTGGTCTTGCCCTGCACAACTCAGGATCCCGGTCAGGGGTTACACTGGGATAGCCTAACGGGTCACTGATTTTGGTCTGGATCCCTTGTCAGTGAAGGAATCTTAGCCATGCCAGCACAACCAATCGAGGAATGGATTGATGTCTGAGGTTGAAAGCCCAACTGCCCCGCTCAAATTTTTGATCGTTGAAGATCACCCAGAAGTAGCCCAAAACAATTGCGAGTGGCTACAACGGATTGCAGCGGATGCCCAATGCATTACGGTAACCAACCCCATGGATGGGATCCTGCGCTTGCAGCGAGAGGAGCCGGATTTGGTGGTGTCCGACTTGCTCTATGGCCAAACCAGCGGGGAACAATCTGCCGAACCGGGGCTAGAGTTTTTGCGCCATATTTTCGAGACCTATCCCACCTTGAATGTGATGGCCTACTCCAGTGAGCCGTTGCTCCTGACCCCCTTGGTGGGCCTGATCAGCAAGCACCAGGGTGGATTTGCGGCTGTTAACAAGATGGAACGGCGCACCGTGTTTTTAGAGGGGGCCAAAAGTGCCCTGAATGGGGAGTTACGGATGCCGCGTGAATTGCGTGGTCTGACCAAATTGACAGAGCGGGAGATCGAAGTCTTGAATTTACTCTGTAAAGAAGCCCTCACCGATCAAGCGATTGCTGACCGCATTCATACCAGTAAGAAGACTGTACAAAACTGTATTCAAAGATTAAAAGAGAAGCTAGATATCTTTGAGTCTGAGGATGAGATCAATGCCCGTGTTGCCATGTGTATGACAGCCGTCCAGAAAAAAATTATTCAATGGTAATTCTTGTCAAAGATCAAAGATTCTGTAAACCCTTAACGAGAGCCTTCAAAAATGGGGGATCTATCCTCTGAAGATCCTCTGAAGAAACCTTTTCACAGGAGGCTTTTTTATGGCTTTTGTAGCTCTTCCCCCAGGAGCCCAAAGCGATACCCTTTGCCATATACTGCATGAATCAACTCTGGGGATCCGGGCAGGCGCAGGCGACGACGCAACAAACGCACTTGGGCCGCCAAAACATTGCTACTGGGTGGCTCCTCGCCCGCCCACACCTGCTTATAGATCTGGTCATGGGTGAGCAACTGTCCCGGATGAGTCATGAAATACTCCAGGAGGCGAAATTCTTTTTGCGACAGGCTGATCATTCGCCCTTGGCGATAGGCGGACTGGTTTTCCCGATCCAACTCCAAATCCCCCAGGTGCAACCGTGGGATCCCTTCTGGGGATCCCGCCCGCCGCAACAAAGCCCGTACCCGTGCCAACAGCTCCCGCAACTCAAACGGCTTCACCAAATAATCATCCGCCCCTGCATCTAGCCCTTGGACGCGGTCATCCAGAGTATCTTTGGCAGTTAAAAACAGAATCGGTGTGGCGCGATCCACCTGCCGTACCCGCTGGCATAGAGAAAGTCCTGACAGCCCTGGCAACATCCAATCCAACACCAGCAGATCGTAGGGAGGCGCTGGGGAAGTCTGGGTGTCCGCAAGGGATCCCGTTGTCTGGAGGAGTGCCCAGGCCCGCCCACCGTCATAGGCCACATCCACCCTGTAGCCCTCTCGGGTTAACTGCTGGGCCAACGAATCCGCCAGCTCTACCTCATCATCCACCAGTAAAATCCGCATCATCGCCTTCTGAAGGGAAAGGGTCTGAGTGTTCTGCATCAGTTGCCTTGATTTGTAAAGACAAATCGTACAGGCGTCGCCGCGTCCAAATTTGGGATCCCTGCAAACTCTGGGCCAACTGACGGCTGGCGGTCGAACGAGATAAACCTCTAGCCAGCAACTGGGCCAGTTCCTGTCGAATTTCAGCTTCTGAGAGTGGTTTTCTGAGGCCCTTGTCTGAGTTGGCATACCCCTCGATCAAGAGGGTGAACTCCCCGCGGGGAGGCTGAGTTTTGAGATGCTCCAGAGCTGCGGCCAGGGATCCCCGCCAAAACGCTTCGTGGAGCTTGGTCAGCTCGCGCGCCAGTACCACCTGCCGATCAGAGCCAAAACAGGCGATCAGGTCTTGCAGGGTTTGGCAGATACGGTGCGGGGCCTCGTAGAAAATCAGGGTGCGCGGCTCTTGGGCCAATTGTCTGAGGTGGGCTTGCCGCTGGCTGGGTTTGCTGGGCAGAAACCCTTCGAATACAAAGCGCCGCGTCGAGAGACCGGAGGCGATCAAAGCCGTCATGGCAGCCACCGGGCCGGGTATGGGCACCACCGGGATCCCTGTCTGGATACAAGCGCGCACCAATTCTTCCCCCGGATCAGAAATGGCCGGTGTACCGGCATCGCTGATCAAAGCCCCCGACTGCCCCACCGACAGGTATCCCAAGAATTCCGGGATCCGCTGGGCAACATTGTGCTCGTGATAGCTAATCAGGCGGGTGGAGATCTGAAAATGCTTCAGTAGCTGCCCGGAATGACGGGTATCTTCTGCAGCTACCCAATCCACTTCTTTGAGGATGCGTAGGGCCCGCAGGGTGATGTCTTCGCGGTTGCCGATCGGGGTGGCCACCAAGTAGAGGCTGGCGGTGGCGTGCTCCATCCCAAGGCCCCCAAAAGTTGAACCTACAATGAGATTTTAATTCCGAGCGTGAATAGGTGTTCCTCCGAGCCTGTGTTGGACGACCGGGGGTTCTGCATGGGGATCCCTCTCTTTAGGCCAGCGTTTCTATGTCTGTTGTCAACTACCTGCGCATCAGTTTGATCGACCGTTGCAACTTCCGCTGCCAGTACTGTATGCCCAGCGAAGAAGAGTTGGCATGGCTGCAAACCCCAGAGCGCCTCACCGATGCGGAACTTCTCACCCTGATTCAAGAGGTCTTTTTGCCCCTTGGCATCGATCGCTTTCGCCTCACCGGCGGGGAGCCGCTGTTGCGACCGGGCTTAGAAGATTTGATCCATACCCTGTGCCACTTGCCTGGAGTCGAGGATGTGGCCCTGACCACCAACGGCTTTAACCTGGCCCAAAAGGCCCAACCCCTGTACGATGCTGGTTTGCGCCGTATCAACATCAGTCTGGATTCCCTCCATGCCGATACCTTTAGGCAAATCACGGGGCGGGATCGCTGGCGGCAGGTTTGGGCCGGGATCCAAGCCGCTCACCAAGTGGGGTTCGATCCCCTCAAATTGAATGTGGTGGTGATTCCTGGTGTCAACGAAGGGGAAGTAGAGGATCTGGCCGCCCTCACCCTAGAGCGGCGGTGGCATGTGCGTTTCATCGAGTTTATGCCTATCGGCAACGGCCCCCTCTTCGACCACATCGGCTGGGTGAACTCAGAAACTTTGCGGCAACGGATTCGCGCCCGCTTCGGCCTAGAGGCTGGATTTGTGGCGGGCAATGGACCAGCGGATGTGTTTCGGATCCCGGGGGCACAGGGCACGTTGGGGTTTATCAGCCAGATGTCTGAGTGCTTTTGTGATCGCTGCAACCGTATGCGCTTGTCCAGTGATGGTTGGTTACGACCTTGTTTGCTGAATGAATCCGGCCAGATCAACCTCAGGGATCCGCTGCGAGCCGGGATCCCTGCCGATAGGCTCCGTCAGCAGGTGCAAGATTTGCTGGTGCTCAAGCCGGAAATCAACTTCAAAGGACGGGATAAAGGTGGTCAGGGATCCTACCAGCGCACTATGTCTCAAATTGGCGGCTAACCTAGTACCCCAACAGGGGATCCACTTGCCCAATCAAGGGTTCCCCCAAGGCAAATCGACGCACATTTTCCTGAACCCGCTCCGAAAGCATCGGGATGGCCATCGCTTCTGTATTGGCGGTATGGGGGGTGATCAGGCAATTGGGCAAGCTCCACAGCGGGTGCCCATCCGGTAGGGGTTCGGGATCCGTTACATCCAAGCCAGCCCCCCGGATCTTTCCTTGCTGGAGCGCCTGTACCAGATCCGCAGTCACGATATGGCTGCCCCGCGCCACATTTACCAGCCAGCACTGGGAGCCCATCACATCCAATTCCGGTTGGGCAATCATTCCCTGAGTTTCTGGAGTCAGGGCCAGGGCCAAGATCACCCCATCTGCTCCGGTCAAGACCTTTTGGCGTTCTGGCAGCGTTACCACCCGTGTTGCACCCACCACCGGATCAGCCCTGCGCCGCACCACATCGATTTCACACTGAAACGGTCGCAACAACTGGATTAGCACTTCGGTAATGCCCCCCGCACCGCAGATCACCACTCGCCGCCCAAATAAGCTCACTCCGGATCCCCGCTGCCAGCTCTGGGCCAAAGCCCGGATTTTGAAGTCTCGCAAACCCGCCAACAGTAACGCCAGCGCATGTTCGGCCACCGGCTTGGCATACACCCCTTTGCCACAGGTCCAGACATAGGCCGGATCCAAAACCCCAGCTCTGGCAAAAGGCTCAACCCCCGCCCAAGGCAACTGAATCCAACGGATCCCGGGGCCCTCCGCCAAACAGCGCTTCAGGTTCGTCACATCAAAAGCATCAGCCCAAACCAAAGCCTCAGCTTCTGCCACAGAGACGATTTGCCCGCCACCGGCCAAAACGGCTTCTCGGATCCAGGGGCGGATCCCGGTGGGTTCTACGGCAATGCGGGTGCCCTGTACGCCCATCGTGCTGCTTGTTCTGAGCTCATCTTTTGCCAGAATACTGGAGGATGCCCTTGTCAAGGTTGATGGGTTGAACTCCCCAGTCGGCCTGGAAGTGTTAAGGGATCCCAAAAGGATGCCGCGGATCCCCATCGGGCTCGATAGCGTAGAAGCTGTTGCAAGCCTTCATGAGCGGGAGCACTACCCAATGACCCCTTCCGAGTTGCTGACATTGGTAACGTTGCTGTTTCCCGGCATCCTGCTGTCGCTGATTTTGATGGCGACCTTTGCAGCAGGGGGATGATCCTTTCCCCGCTCGGTCAAACGGGGCATTCTAGAGTGGATCAGCAATGCCAAACGATCCGATACCCGTGCCAAACGAACCGAAGAAACGGCTCGTCTGGCCAAGGATAACCTGCGGGCCAACCAGTGGTGCTGAACGAATTGGGAGTGAGCGGAAGGCTGGGATGAACGGTTCGGATCTGGCCAAGACGGTTTATGCTCAGGCCAAAGGAACTGATGGGCCAGACAAGATAGGCTTTTGCCCAGGGATCCGCCCCAGAGCTGGGTCTAGGCAGGGAGGCAAAGATATGTTCAAAAAGGCTCAAGGTTGGCTGGCGGCAATGGCTGTGGTACTGGTTCACACGGCTCCGGCGCAAGCCCAGATGGTTCCTGCTCGCCTGGTGCAAGGGATCCCGTTATATCAAGAGGAAACCTGGGTCGGGGGGAATCGGATCCCGGTTTCTATTTTGACCCTTTCGCCATCGGCCGGTCGCCTGCGCCCAATTTGGGCTGAACCGACGGGGTTGGTGGGCCTACGGGAGCTGTCCTCCTTTGCTGGCGAACAAGGCGCCTTAGCCGCCATTAATGGAGGCTTTTTTAACCGCAACACCCGTCAGCCACTGGGGGCCATTCGCTTGGAGGGCCGCTGGATTTCTAGCCCGATTTTGGGCCGTGGAGTCGTGGCTTGGTCGGATCAAGGAGCGGTACGCTTCGGGCGGCTGCAGATGCACGCGGAGCTGCGCAACGGTATTGGGGATCGCATCCCGCTCATGGGCATCAACACAGGCTATATCGTCGCCGGGATCTCGCAATTTACTTCCGATTGGGGATCCACCTACACCACCCAAACCGACAATGAAACCGTTCTCCAGGTGCAAGAGGGACAGGTACAGGCCATTGTTCCGGCGGGCTTGGCGGGCAGTGTCAGTGTGCCGATTCCAGGGGGGGGCTATGTATTAGCGGCCCGGGAGTTAGAGGGATCCCTGGAAGCCCAAAAACTGGTCGTCGGAGATCGTCTCAGCATTCACTTGGCTTTGGATCCACCAGAGCTGGAAGCCTATCCTCACCTCCTGGGGGCCGGGCCTTTGTTACTTTTGGATGGGCAGGTGGTGTTAGATGCCGAACGGGAGCGGTTTCAGCCGACTTTTCGCACTCAGCGAGCAGCTCGTAGCGCCATTGGCCTGTTGGAGAGCGGACATTTGTTGTGGGTTACAGCAGGCAATGCCCAGGAAAACCAAGGGCTCACCCTGCTGGAGATGGCCCAGTTGATGCTGCAGTTGGGCTGTCGGCATGCCTTGAATTTGGATGGAGGCAATTCTTCTACGTTAGTGCTAGAGGGAGAAGCTGTGAATTGGGAGCGCCCATTCTTAGAAGTTGGTAACCCTGAGAATGCAGCGGATAATGGATTGCCGGGATCCCGGCGAATTCTACCTAGGGTTCACAACGGTCTTGGCTTTTTCCCACTCTAAAGTGCAGCCTTTTCCAGCGTTACCTAATATAGCAGATTCAGATCAATCCCTTGCTCCATAAGGTTTTTGGCCTAGCTCAAGGGCCTGTGTAAAGTCGGAAAAGGCTGTAAGCATTGTTGCAGGGATCACAAACCACAGCCTGGGGATCCCCTAAACTCACCTTGTCTTTACAAGTCTTCTTTGGGATCTTTGGCCTCATGACAGCCGTTCTCAAGCCCAGCACCTCTACAGGCTGGCTGACCGCCTGTATGGCCGAATGGCAAGAGATCGAGCTGATCACAGACAGTACCCAAGTGGGCAAACTCTCCCAAGACTGGCACCATTTCAGCCCCATTCTCAGGGAGCAATTGGCAGATAAACGGGCCCATTTCGTCGCTCGCCCTGTTGATGAGGCCCAAGTGATTCGCATCGCCCGCACCTGCGCCCAAAAGCGGATCCCGATCACCCTGCGAGGCGGTGGCACCGGCAACTACGGGCAGGCTGTCCCTTTGTACGGTGGTGTGGTGTTGGATCTGTCGCGTATGCAGCGGATCGTCTGGGTGAAGCCGGGTTTGGCCCGGGTAGAAGCAGGAGTCCGGTTGACAGCACTGGATAAAGAAGCCCGTAAAATGCACTGGGAGCTGCGCATGTTCCCTTCCACGGCGGCAACTTCCACCTACGGTGGCTTTTTGGGAGGGGGCTTTGGCGGTGTTGGCTCCGTGAACTACGGCATTTTGAAAGAGCCCGGCAATGTGTACGCGGTGCGGGTGATCACCCTAGAAGAGGAACCTCGGATCCTGGAGTTGCGGGGATCTGAGGTGGGACAAGTCACCCATTCTTGGGGCATCAGCGGCATCATTACGGAGCTGGAAATTTCCTTGGCACGGGCGCAGCCCTGGGCGGAGTGCATCATTGCCTTCTCGAACGTGATGGATTCGGTACGCTTTGGGTTTGATTTGGCCAATGCCCCCGGGATCCCCACCCGCTTGGTCAGCCAGCATGCTTGGCCGATCCCCAGCTACTTCACGGCGCTGCGAGAGCACATTCCGAGTGGATCCCATTGTGTGCTGGCTATTTTCATCGAGCCTGGGTACGAAGCTCTACAAGCCCTGGCCCAAGAGCATGGGGGCACCCTCTGTTGGGTGAAGGCTGCCGCAGATGCGGGCAGAGGCACCACCCTCACCGACTATTGCTTTAACCACACCACCTTGCACGCTCGAGCAGCGGATCCAGGGCTGACCTATATTCAAAGTCGCTTTCCTGCTGATCCAAGCGAAAGTTTGCGACTGATCGAGCAGATGATCGATCATTTTGGGGAAGAAGTAGTGATGCACATCGAATTTCAACGGGTGGGTGGGCGAGTTATCGCTGGCGGTGGGCAGGTGGTGCGTTATTCCACTCCTGAACGCTTGCAGGCGATCATGACCTTTCATGAGCAACATGGGGTGACCATTCCCAACCCCCATACCTACCTGTTGGAAGAAGCAGGCAAAAAAGTCGTGGATCCTAAACAAGTGCTTTTTAACCAACAGGTGGATCCCTATGGGTTGCTCAATCCTGGCAAGACCTTATCTCGTCCTGTTTCCAACGGTATCTCTTGCTCTTAAATAGGCCTTCAACCCCTCTGGAATAGCCATAAGTTGTGACTATAGGTTGTGACCGGACGCACACCACGCTAAAAGCCCCCTAACAAATCGGAAAATGCTGCTCTGCACCGCCAACGCGATAGGGTTATGGTATGGGGATGAAACGAACACCGCCTCTTTCGGATCGACCGCTGATCGGCATTACCACTCGCAATCGTAACGACGAGGGCAACTTTATCGCGCCGGGCCGTTACATCGATGCCATTCGGGCTGCCGGAGGGATCCCCATCTTATTTCCTCCGGGCGAGAGTGAACCGCAGGTTTTGCTGTCTTTGGTGGATGGACTGGTGTTGACGGGGGGTGGCGATCTCTGCCCCAGTACCTATGGTGAGGATCCCGAGCATCCCAAGGTGCGCTATGTCAACTCAG contains:
- the rppA gene encoding two-component system response regulator RppA → MMRILLVDDEVELADSLAQQLTREGYRVDVAYDGGRAWALLQTTGSLADTQTSPAPPYDLLVLDWMLPGLSGLSLCQRVRQVDRATPILFLTAKDTLDDRVQGLDAGADDYLVKPFELRELLARVRALLRRAGSPEGIPRLHLGDLELDRENQSAYRQGRMISLSQKEFRLLEYFMTHPGQLLTHDQIYKQVWAGEEPPSSNVLAAQVRLLRRRLRLPGSPELIHAVYGKGYRFGLLGEELQKP
- the rsmI gene encoding 16S rRNA (cytidine(1402)-2'-O)-methyltransferase, which produces MEHATASLYLVATPIGNREDITLRALRILKEVDWVAAEDTRHSGQLLKHFQISTRLISYHEHNVAQRIPEFLGYLSVGQSGALISDAGTPAISDPGEELVRACIQTGIPVVPIPGPVAAMTALIASGLSTRRFVFEGFLPSKPSQRQAHLRQLAQEPRTLIFYEAPHRICQTLQDLIACFGSDRQVVLARELTKLHEAFWRGSLAAALEHLKTQPPRGEFTLLIEGYANSDKGLRKPLSEAEIRQELAQLLARGLSRSTASRQLAQSLQGSQIWTRRRLYDLSLQIKATDAEHSDPFPSEGDDADFTGG
- the moaA gene encoding GTP 3',8-cyclase MoaA — encoded protein: MSVVNYLRISLIDRCNFRCQYCMPSEEELAWLQTPERLTDAELLTLIQEVFLPLGIDRFRLTGGEPLLRPGLEDLIHTLCHLPGVEDVALTTNGFNLAQKAQPLYDAGLRRINISLDSLHADTFRQITGRDRWRQVWAGIQAAHQVGFDPLKLNVVVIPGVNEGEVEDLAALTLERRWHVRFIEFMPIGNGPLFDHIGWVNSETLRQRIRARFGLEAGFVAGNGPADVFRIPGAQGTLGFISQMSECFCDRCNRMRLSSDGWLRPCLLNESGQINLRDPLRAGIPADRLRQQVQDLLVLKPEINFKGRDKGGQGSYQRTMSQIGG
- a CDS encoding D-isomer specific 2-hydroxyacid dehydrogenase family protein, whose amino-acid sequence is MGVQGTRIAVEPTGIRPWIREAVLAGGGQIVSVAEAEALVWADAFDVTNLKRCLAEGPGIRWIQLPWAGVEPFARAGVLDPAYVWTCGKGVYAKPVAEHALALLLAGLRDFKIRALAQSWQRGSGVSLFGRRVVICGAGGITEVLIQLLRPFQCEIDVVRRRADPVVGATRVVTLPERQKVLTGADGVILALALTPETQGMIAQPELDVMGSQCWLVNVARGSHIVTADLVQALQQGKIRGAGLDVTDPEPLPDGHPLWSLPNCLITPHTANTEAMAIPMLSERVQENVRRFALGEPLIGQVDPLLGY
- a CDS encoding phosphodiester glycosidase family protein: MNGSDLAKTVYAQAKGTDGPDKIGFCPGIRPRAGSRQGGKDMFKKAQGWLAAMAVVLVHTAPAQAQMVPARLVQGIPLYQEETWVGGNRIPVSILTLSPSAGRLRPIWAEPTGLVGLRELSSFAGEQGALAAINGGFFNRNTRQPLGAIRLEGRWISSPILGRGVVAWSDQGAVRFGRLQMHAELRNGIGDRIPLMGINTGYIVAGISQFTSDWGSTYTTQTDNETVLQVQEGQVQAIVPAGLAGSVSVPIPGGGYVLAARELEGSLEAQKLVVGDRLSIHLALDPPELEAYPHLLGAGPLLLLDGQVVLDAERERFQPTFRTQRAARSAIGLLESGHLLWVTAGNAQENQGLTLLEMAQLMLQLGCRHALNLDGGNSSTLVLEGEAVNWERPFLEVGNPENAADNGLPGSRRILPRVHNGLGFFPL